In one Lolium rigidum isolate FL_2022 chromosome 3, APGP_CSIRO_Lrig_0.1, whole genome shotgun sequence genomic region, the following are encoded:
- the LOC124695025 gene encoding allene oxide synthase 2-like — protein MSQNGEGSMIPREVPGSYGLPYLSAIRDRLDFYYNQGEDKYFESRVEKYGSTVVRINVPPGPFMARDPRVVAVLDAKSFPVLFDVTKVEKKDLFTGTYMPSTSLTGGYRVCSYLDPSEATHAKVKQMLFSLLSSRKDAFIPAFRTHFSSLFAAVESQLALSGKSDFNSLNDATSFEFIGDAYFGVLPSTSELGTTGPAKAAKWLLWQLHPLITLGFPKILEEPLLHTFHLPPFLVSRDYKALYKYFLAAATNALDNAESLGLNREEACHNVLFATVFNSYAGLKVLLPGILARVAGAGEKFHQKLATEIRATVADAGGKVTMAALEKMELTKSAVWEALRLDPPVKYQYGRAKTDLNIESHDAVFAVKKGEMLFGYQPCATKDPRVFGTTAAEFVGDRFVGEEGSKLLQYVYWSNGRETESPDVGNKQCPGKNLVVLVGRLLLVELFLRYDTFTADIGKGLLGAKVEFTAATKATSGPESMSNRPPMC, from the exons ATGAGCCAGAACGGCGAGGGTTCCATGATTCCGCGCGAGGTGCCGGGCAGCTACGGCCTCCCGTACCTCTCGGCAATCCGCGATCGCCTCGACTTCTACTACAACCAGGGCGAGGACAAGTACTTCGAGTCGCGCGTGGAGAAGTACGGCTCCACCGTCGTCCGCATCAACGTGCCGCCGGGCCCCTTCATGGCGCGCGACCCGCGCGTGGTGGCCGTCCTCGACGCCAAGAGCTTCCCCGTCCTCTTCGACGTCACCAAGGTCGAGAAGAAGGACCTCTTCACCGGCACCTACATGCCCTCCACCTCCCTCACCGGCGGCTACCGCGTCTGCTCCTACCTCGACCCCTCCGAGGCCACCCACGCCAAGGTCAAGCAGATGCTcttctccctcctctcctcccgcAAGGACGCCTTCATCCCGGCCTTCCGCACCCACTTCTCCTCCCTCTTCGCAGCCGTCGAGTCCCAGCTCGCGCTCTCCGGCAAGTCCGACTTCAACTCGCTCAACGATGCCACCTCCTTCGAGTTCATCGGGGACGCCTACTTCGGCGTGCTCCCTTCGACCTCCGAACTCGGCACCACTGGCCCGGCCAAGGCCGCCAAGTGGCTCCTCTGGCAGCTCCACCCGCTCATCACGCTCGGCTTCCCCAAGATCCTCGAGGAGCCGCTCCTGCACACGTTCCACCTCCCTCCCTTCCTCGTCAGCCGCGACTACAAGGCGCTCTACAAGTACTTCTTGGCCGCCGCCACAAACGCGCTCGACAACGCCGAGAGCCTCGGGCTGAATCGCGAAGAGGCGTGCCACAACGTGCTGTTCGCGACGGTGTTCAACAGCTACGCCGGCCTCAAGGTGCTGCTCCCGGGCATCCTGGCGCGCGTCGCTGGGGCCGGCGAAAAGTTCCACCAGAAGCTGGCTACTGAGATACGCGCCACCGTGGCGGACGCCGGCGGAAAGGTCACGATGGCGGCGctggagaagatggagctcaccAAGTCGGCTGTGTGGGAGGCGCTGCGGCTGGACCCGCCCGTCAAGTACCAGTACGGCCGCGCCAAGACCGACCTCAACATCGAGAGCCACGACGCGGTGTTCGCCGTCAAGAAGGGGGAGATGCTCTTCGGCTACCAGCCGTGCGCCACAAAGGACCCCCGCGTGTTCGGCACCACGGCGGCGGAGTTCGTCGGGGACAGGTTCGTCGGGGAGGAAGGGAGCAAGCTGCTGCAGTACGTGTACTGGTCCAACGGGAGGGAGACCGAGAGCCCCGACGTGGGCAACAAGCAGTGCCCGGGGAAGAACCTCGTCGTGCTCGTCGGCAGGCTCCTGCTCGTCGAGCTCTTCCTCCGGTACGACACCTTCACCGCCGATATCGGTAAGGGCCTTCTGGGCGCCAAGGTTGAGTTCACTGCTGCTACCAAGGCCACCTCCGGTCctgagagcatgtctaacaggcccc CTAtgtgttag